In Antarcticibacterium arcticum, the genomic stretch TGATGTTCAGGTGAATTCGGTAACCCCAGGACCATTTCCTTCGGTGAATGTACAGAAAGCTGAAGGCTTCATTAATGCTTTAAAAAAGAATACCTTATTGGATAGAATTGGGAAACCTGAAGATCTGGCAGGGGCTTTTATTTACCTTGCTTCGGATGCTTCAAATTTTATGACTGGACAAAATATGATTATTGATGGAGGATGGACTTCTAAATAATAAAGTTGGCTTTATAATACAGGCTCGGATGAAATCTACAAGATTGCCGGGAAAAATTCTAATGCCACTTCCCCTGGGGGGACTTTACCATTATTAGGTTGGATTACAAATGCTTTAAAAAATTCAATTTACTATAAATCTATTTTTGTAGCCACATC encodes the following:
- a CDS encoding cytidylyltransferase domain-containing protein — protein: MEDGLLNNKVGFIIQARMKSTRLPGKILMPLPLGGLYHY